CTCACGCGGTCGGTCGCGACGACCAGCACGTGCGGCTCGCCCTCGAGCGCCCGGTCGTCCGTGTCGTCGACGGCGGGGCTGAACAGCTCGCGGACCTTGCCCGAGTACGCGTGGTCCCAGCCGGGGAGGTCCCACTCGGACGCGTGGCCCGCGGGCGCCTGCGCGCTCATCGGATCACCTGCGCGGCGATGTCGGTGCGGTGCTGCGATCCATCGAGCGACAACCGCCCGACGGCCTCGTAGACGCGGGACCGCGCCTGGTCGAACGAGGCCCCCGTCGCGACGACGCTGAGCACCCGCCCGCCGGTGGCGACGAGCCCGGCATCCGACTCGGAGGTGGCGGCGTGCGCGATGCTCACGCCCGCGACGCCCTCCGCCTCCTCGACGCCCTCGATGACGCGCCCGGTGCGCGGCGACTCCGGGTAGCCCTCGCTCGCGACGACCACGGTGACCGCGACGTCGTCGGAGAACTCCGGCCGCGCGACGCCGCCGAGCTCGCCCGACGCGGCCGCGAGCAGCAGCTGCGAGAGCGGCGTGACGAGGCGCGGCAGCACGACCTGCGTCTCCGGATCCCCGAACCGCGCGTTGAACTCGATCACGCGGATGCCGTCCGCGGTGAGGATGAGCCCGCAGTAGAGCAGCCCGATGAACGGCGTCTGCTCGTCCGCGAGCTTCCGCACGGTGGGCAGCGCGATGGTGTCGATGACCTCGTCGACGAAGTCCTCCGGCAGCCACGGCAGCGGCGAGTACGCGCCCATGCCCCCCGTGTTCGGCCCCGCGTCGCCGTCGCCCAGGCGCTTGTAGTCCTGCGCGGGGGAGAGGGGCACCACGTCGTGCCCGTCGGAGAGCAGGAAGAGCGACACCTCCTGCCCGGCGAGGAACTCCTCCACGAGCACGGTGCCCTGGCCGAGGTAGTGGCGGGCGTGCTCGAGGGCGAGCGTCCGGTCGGCCGTGACCAGCACGCCCTTGCCGGCCGCGAGGCCGTCGGCCTTGATGACGTAGGGGGCGCCGTACTCGTCGAGCGCGGCCTCGACCTCGTCGACGGTGCCGGCCTGGGCGGCGCGGCCCGTGGGGACGCCCGCCTCCTCCATGATGCGCTTGGCGAAGGTCTTGGATCCCTCGAGCGCCGCGGCCGCCCGGCCCGGCCCGAAGACCGGGATGCCGCGCGTGCGCAGCGCGTCCGCGACCCCGGCGACGAGCGGCGCCTCCGGCCCCACGACGACGAGCTCGAAGCCCTCCGTGAGCGCGTGCTCCGCGACCACGGCGGGATCGTCGATGTCCATCTTCACGACGGGCACGACGCGCGCGATGCCCGCGTTGCCGGGCGCCGCGACGATCTCGTGGCCCGCGTCCTCCCGGAGCAGGGCCGTGACGATGGCGTGCTCGCGCGCACCGGAACCGAGTACCAGGATCTTCACGCCCCCACCCTATCGACGCCGGCCCCACCGTCCCGGGCCCCTGGGGGCGCCGACGGGCACGCCGCACCGCGCCCCGGGGGAGGGGGAGCGGAGGGCGGGAGGCCGACCCTCCGCGGGCACGGCGCGGGTCGGCTCCCTGCCCTCTCCGGCGTTCTTCGGGTCCGCCGGCGGGCGCATCGTCCCTGCCCTCCCGACGCCGGGGGAGGCGACGGGAGGGAGGGCGTCCTGCCGTGCCGGGCGGGACGTGTCACCGCGAGGCACTTCCATACACAGTAATGGATGTCCCCCAAAACGCGGACGCGTGGCGACGCCCCATTAGGAGGGGCGCGCCGAGCGCGGACGGGCTCGCCCGACCACGCCGCTCTGCCATCCTGGGACGATGGCCAAGGCGCGCATCCACCCCACCGTCGGACAGCCCGCCGTGCGGGCCGCGCTCGCCCAGGGCGCCGACGCCGACCGGGAGACGCGGGCCACCGCGGTCCGCTTCCTGCTGCAGTCGCTCGCGGATCTCGCGCCCGGCGGAACCGTCGAGGTGCGCGTCCCGCCGTTCGGCGCCGTCCAGTGCATCGAGGGCCCGGGGCACACGCGCGGCACGCCGCCGAACGTCATCGAGACCGACCCCGCCACGTGGATCGCGCTCGCCACGGGCGGCACGACGTGGGACGCGGGCGTCGAGGCGGGCGCCGTGCGCGCGTCCGGGCTCCGTGCCGACCTCCGCGGCCTGCTCCCCGTGCCGTGGGAGCTCCCGGCCGACCGCTGAGCGCCGGGGCCGCCGTCGCGGTTCGCCTGCCGTCGGCGGCGCAGGGGATGATGGACCCATGACCGACGCCCGCCCCCAGCCCGACGACGAGCGCCGCACCGAGGTCCTCGTGCGGCGGTCCCCCCGCTACTTCCGCTTCATGGGCGTCGGCGCGGTCCTCGGGATCTTCGTGGCGATGGTCCTCACCCTCGCGTTCCCGCCGAACCCGGAGTTCTCCGAGGCCCAGGTGCTGGCGTTCCTCGCGCTGTTCGCGGTCGTCCTCTTCGGCGGGCTCGCCGCGCTGATCGCGCTGGCGCTCGACCGCGCGGCCTCGCGCCGGTCCCGCGTGCTCACGGCCGAGCGCGAGCGGGGCGAGCCGGGCGCCTGATCCGGCGGCCGCCCGCCGGTCGACGATCCGCCGGCCGCACCCGCACGCCGATCAGCTGAGCTGCGTGCGCTCCAGCCACGACAGGTACTCCGGCGTCACGTTGCCGGTGATGTACTCGCCGGTGAAGCAGCTCATCTCGAGGTCCTCCACGCCGGTCGACCCCTCGAGGATGGCGTCGCGCATGTCGGCGACCTCCTGGTAGATGAGGTGGTCGGCGCCGAGCTCCTGCGCGATCTCGGGGATCTTCCGCCCGTGCGCGATGAGCTCCTGCCGCGACGGCATGTTGATCCCGTAGACGTGCGGGTAGCGCACCGGCGGGGCGGCCGAGGTGAACGTCACCTTGTTGGCGCCGGCCTGGCGCGCCATGGTGACGATCTCGCGGCTCGTCGTGCCGCGCACGATGGAGTCGTCGACGATGAGGATGTTCTTGCCCTGGAACTCCGAGCTCATGGCGTTGAGCTTCTGCCGCACCGACTTCTTGCGCTGCGCCTGCCCCGGCATGATGAACGTCCGGCCGACGTAGCGGTTCTTGTAGAAGCCCTCGCGGTACTCGATGCCGAGGGTCTGCGCGACCTGCATGGCCGACGGCCGCGACGAGTCGGGGATGGGCATCACCACGTCGATGTCGCCCGCGGGGCTGTGCTCCGCGATGGTGGCGGCGAGCCGGTTGCCCATGCGCAGGCGCGCGTCGTAGACGCCGATGCCGGACATGACCGAGTCGGGCCGCGCGAGGTACACGAACTCGAACGCGCAGGGGATGAGCCGCGGCGCCGGGTGGCACTGGCGCGCGTGCATGTCGCCGTCCATCGTGATGAAGACCGCCTCGCCCGGTCGCACGTCGCGCACGATCTCGTAGCCGAGCGACTCCATGACGAGGGACTCGCTCGCCACGACCCACTCCATCCGGCCGCCCGCGAGCTCGCGGCGTCCCAGGGTGAGCGGGCGGATCCCGAACGGGTCGCGGAACGCGAGCATCCCGTGCCCGGCGATCATGGCGATGGACGCGTACGAGCCCTCCACGCGCTCGTGCACCCGCTCGACCGCGGTGAATACCTGCTCCGGATCCAGCGCGAGGCCGGAGACCTGCGACTGCAGCTCGTGGGCGAGCACGTTGACGAGCAGCTCGGTGTCGGAGCTCGTGTTCGTGTGTCGGCGATCCACGTGGAAGAGCTCCTGCGCGAGCTCCCGCGTGTTCGTGAGGTTGCCGTTGTGCACCAGCACGATGCCGTAGGGCGCGTTCACGTAGAACGGCTGCGCCTCGTCCTCGTCCGTGGCGCTGCCCTTCGTCGCGTAGCGCACGTGCCCGAGGCCCATCGTGCCGAGCAGCGAGCGCATGTCGCGCGTGCGGAACGCCTCGCGGACCTGGCCGCTGAGCTTCTTCACGTGGAAGGTGTTGCCCTCGGCCGTGGCGATGCCGGTGGAGTCCTGACCGCGGTGCTGCAGGAGCAGGAGGCTGTCGTAGACGAGTTGGTTGACGGGTTCGGACGATACGACGCCGACGATGCCGCACATGCTTCGGCTGACTCCTGAAGAGTAGAAGAGGTGGGGGAGGGGCCAGTCTCCCACACGGGAGCGACGCGCCCGGCCGGTACTGTGTCCCGGTGACCACCAAGAGCTCCTACGCAGAGGCCGGCGTCGACACGGAGGCCGGCGATCTCGCGGTCCAGCTGATGAAGGAGGC
This window of the Clavibacter sepedonicus genome carries:
- the purD gene encoding phosphoribosylamine--glycine ligase, which encodes MKILVLGSGAREHAIVTALLREDAGHEIVAAPGNAGIARVVPVVKMDIDDPAVVAEHALTEGFELVVVGPEAPLVAGVADALRTRGIPVFGPGRAAAALEGSKTFAKRIMEEAGVPTGRAAQAGTVDEVEAALDEYGAPYVIKADGLAAGKGVLVTADRTLALEHARHYLGQGTVLVEEFLAGQEVSLFLLSDGHDVVPLSPAQDYKRLGDGDAGPNTGGMGAYSPLPWLPEDFVDEVIDTIALPTVRKLADEQTPFIGLLYCGLILTADGIRVIEFNARFGDPETQVVLPRLVTPLSQLLLAAASGELGGVARPEFSDDVAVTVVVASEGYPESPRTGRVIEGVEEAEGVAGVSIAHAATSESDAGLVATGGRVLSVVATGASFDQARSRVYEAVGRLSLDGSQHRTDIAAQVIR
- a CDS encoding sterol carrier family protein, whose amino-acid sequence is MAKARIHPTVGQPAVRAALAQGADADRETRATAVRFLLQSLADLAPGGTVEVRVPPFGAVQCIEGPGHTRGTPPNVIETDPATWIALATGGTTWDAGVEAGAVRASGLRADLRGLLPVPWELPADR
- the purF gene encoding amidophosphoribosyltransferase codes for the protein MCGIVGVVSSEPVNQLVYDSLLLLQHRGQDSTGIATAEGNTFHVKKLSGQVREAFRTRDMRSLLGTMGLGHVRYATKGSATDEDEAQPFYVNAPYGIVLVHNGNLTNTRELAQELFHVDRRHTNTSSDTELLVNVLAHELQSQVSGLALDPEQVFTAVERVHERVEGSYASIAMIAGHGMLAFRDPFGIRPLTLGRRELAGGRMEWVVASESLVMESLGYEIVRDVRPGEAVFITMDGDMHARQCHPAPRLIPCAFEFVYLARPDSVMSGIGVYDARLRMGNRLAATIAEHSPAGDIDVVMPIPDSSRPSAMQVAQTLGIEYREGFYKNRYVGRTFIMPGQAQRKKSVRQKLNAMSSEFQGKNILIVDDSIVRGTTSREIVTMARQAGANKVTFTSAAPPVRYPHVYGINMPSRQELIAHGRKIPEIAQELGADHLIYQEVADMRDAILEGSTGVEDLEMSCFTGEYITGNVTPEYLSWLERTQLS